The stretch of DNA CATAATCTTCGTCTAAAAAAGGGTGGAACAATGCAGTTAGCTCGAAAAAATGTAACTGctgacccttttgtgatttatggcTATTACGACTTGCTTCAGAGAGCACAAGAACGTCTTGGTATAAGTAATAGACCAGAATGTATTTGGAATCTTGATGAGACAGGGTTTCCTCATGACCCATCAAAATGCAAGACCATAGGTTTAGTGGGGAAGAAAACCATACATGTTGTCTGTGGAGCAAATCGGGAAAGGAAAGTACCACTGCTCTTGCTATGTGTTGTGCAGATGGTACTACTCTTCCTCCTGTAGTGGTATTTAGAGGAAAGCACATGCAAAGTACCTGGAAAAGTACACAAGATATTCCTGGAACACAATATGCTGTTTCCGAAAATGGTTGGATGACAACACCAATCTTCGAGGACATTTTCAAGTATTTCGTAGACGAAACAAAAGACAGGCGTCCTTTACTGTTAATTTTCGATGGCCATATTAGTCATACCTCAATAGCAACTTTTGAATTGGCGAAGGAAGAAAACATATCTATATTAAAACTTCCTGCTCACTGTACTGATGTTCTTCAACCACTTGATGTTGCCTGTTTTGCCCCATTGAAGAATTACTATCAATATGCTTTGAATGATCATGTCAATAAAACAGGAGCACGAGAACCATTGAGAAAATGTGGTTTTGTAAATATGCTATGCTCAGTTTGGGAGAAAAGACTCTCCCCACAGAATATAAAGAAAGGATTCGAGAGTACAGGGATTTATCCCTGCAacagggataaataaaaaaaaaatagactgattcccctaaaacttaaaacttatgaaaaatggCTAACAATGGGATCACCAAAGGATGGCAATGGAGAACCACTTTTGGACTCCTTGCATGAGGATACAGCAGAGCACACAGAAAACCCATTTGACCCCATGCATAAGGATGTTACTGCCACTTTCAACTTGTCTCTCTAGAGATTTTACAGAATCCTTAGACACGCTTATACCTGCTTCAGTTTGTCCTTCAACTACCCCCACCACAAGACCAACTACTCCTACTACAAGAGCTTCAACACCTCAGTCAGAAGCATCAACATCGAACTTTAATAAAAGTTATAAGAATGATCCATTCCTTTCGAAATACTCGGACTCTGAGCTGAACAGAATTCTACATTCTTTACCAATTGATGTGCTTTATAAGGAAATTCAACGACGAGCCCCTGATAATATGCGCTACAGTGTGATTCTACAAGAATCCAATGAGGAAACAACATTAGGGACTGTTATGCAGGCAAGATGGAAGACACCAAATACATCCCACACGTCGTCACataaatatgaaagcccaaatCATAACAGGAGTAGAAATCACAAAACAGttagaaaataaaagcaaatctaAGTCTAAGAGAAAGTGCAAAATCTCCTCAGACAGTGACTCAGAAGAGGAGGATGACCAACAACCAGTGATGGAACTAGAGGACACAGATGATAAGGACGAAGAATCTTCAGTAGAAGAGCACATCCCTGCAGATGGTAACGTTCCTGAAGAAGAATAATTCCAAATGCCAGTGTTAGATGACAGTGCTACaggaaaattttatgcaattttttattCTACTCCTACAAAGTCTTACTACTAGGGTAAGATTACCAAGACTtttgaatatgatgaaaatgaaagtgtTTCATCTGTAGAAGTGGACTTTTTAAGAAGGAAAAGCATTTCACCCGACCCAGAAAAACTCACGTGGATGCAACCAGTATCTAAAGTTATTCAGATTGTTTCTTCTGAATTTGTATTTTTTGGTCCTACAAATGCAGATATAATAATAGGAAGTTACTTCAAATTTCCCGATAAGCTAGCATTGAGTGCTTTTAGGAAATATTCTTTAAGCTTTGATGGTGAATAATGAGATTGGTGTAAAAACATTGAATGAAATACCATACATTTATCATTATGAATTAATGAACTATGTGTTAAGTTATATGAAATagaagacattttattttattttaccttgagcACCAAGAGGACCTCTAAATTGTCCTAAAATAGCCAaaatgaggtattttttttttaccccaactatgttttttcttacCCCCTTTTTCGGGTAAGAAATAATACCCtaaaagaaatcattaaaaatttatttttacaggAAATTAAATATAACTGCATGGTAATGTTTCCACATGCTCATCACAAGAATTCCAcctttattttttctaatcaataAACATGCAAGCGAGTAAgacattttttttgcaatttttttcccccagctgactatatatatatatatatatatatatatatatatatatatatatatatatatatatatatatatatatatatatatatatatatatatatatatatatatatatatatatatatatatatatatatatatgccaagataTAGAATGGTGTTAATCGAGATATAAAGGGTGCAAGAGTAGTGTTGCCATTGTATCTGCAGCCATCCGACAATTTTCTGAAATGTACCAGATAGAAGAGTTTAGTACAAATAGTTTGAAAGCTTTTGCATGCatagaaacttgaaaataaatgttagcAAGGGGAAGTTATCGTGATAAATGGAAGATAGGAAGGTGTAAAATTCCACTGTTGCTTCGGATCATGGAAAAATAGAAACTGTTGGTTCGCCCGGACATTTGCAAGTAAGTGTATCGGATTGTGCCCAGAAGTGATGCACGGGAGAAGCGGAATTGctgagaaatataaatgaaaaggctGGGAATAAAAGTTTCTTTACAAGTTCTCATTCAATTCTGTATATAAAGACTGTTGAGCTATATCCCCATGGAAGTGAAGAGTGAATGGTGCGGTACAGAAATAAGTGAgagtttttgagtgtgtgtgtgagagagagagagagagagagagagagagagagagagagagagagagagagagagagagagagagatgagagagagagagagagagcacacgcgCGCGTGGGCTAAGAATGTTCAAGTATTGTAAGGATTCAAAGAaaaatttaagagcaattgaatTCAAAAGCTATCCACAATGGAATTGTATGTCCGTATTTTAAGCAAAACAAAACTCTCAGTCTAGTAAAGATCTTGTTTTGGAAAATGAggccgaaaaaatatatatatatatctttaaaatattcTAGTTTCCAGCATTTATCCCATTCCCCCAACAGGAGGTGGACCGTGGGCCCAGTGATAAAGCACCACAAGAGTCTCTGTCCCTTTAAGCTTTGACTATTGAAAGCTTAAAATAAATAAGCCACAAAAGACGAAGTAAGAAAAGGAGAGTAATGGTTTAAATGAACACTGACACCATTACTTAAATTTTTTAACTTTTGTTTCAAAGATAGTATTTGGATGTTCCTCGTTTTCATAATGCTTCCTGTTCTTATAAAGCATGAAACTAATCTTTTTTACGTGAAGGAAAAAGACATTAATGTCTGCTTATTCCCATCTTTAGATTGATACAAGCTTACATGATATCTTTTTGGATCCACATATTTATAAGAAGGGATTTGATATTTTTACGATTACCCCTTTATTTTTCATCCCTTTTCATTAACAAAAAAGGGCTTGATTTCCATTTCTTACATTATGCTCATCATTATATTCAAtcgtttatattttatgtttttctccTCCTAATTTCGTTTGCTACCTGTTCATTgcaataatcaatataaaaaaatatctggGTTTCATATGGTTTTCAAATCTTTTACAATGAAAATCTCACTTCAGAATTCTCCCATATTTACCATTTTCCCCTTTTCCTATTTTACTCTACGCATCACACCTTTTCATGAACTCATCCTTTACGTATTCTACTCTATACATCACACattttcatccattcctctttttcccATTCTTCTccacacatcacaccttttcatccattcCTCCCTTTTCCATTCTCCTACACAATTCTCACCTTGTTACCATACCTTTTCCTATGATTCAgaacacatcacaccttttcatccattaCTCCTTTCCCTATCCttctctacacatcacaccttttcattcaTTACTCCTTTCCCGATCCTTCTCTACACACAACACCTTCTCATACATTACTCCTTTCCCTATCCttctctacacatcacaccttttcatccatgaCTCCTTTCCCTATCCTTCTCTGCACATCACGCCATTTCATCCAATACTCCTTTCCCTCTCCTTCTCAACACATCGCACCTTTTGATCCATTACTCCTTTCCCTATCCTTCTCTACATATCAAACATTTTCATCCATTACGCCTTTCCTTATCCTTCTCTACACATGACACTTTTTCATCCATTACTCCTTTCCCTATTCTTCTccacacatcacaccttttcatccaatACTCCGTTCCCTATCCttctctacacatcacaccttttcatccattaCTCCTTTCTTTACCCttctctacacatcacaccttttcatccattaCTCCTTTCCCTATCCTTCTCTACACATCACACATTTTCATCCAATACCCCTTTCACTATCCTTCtgtacacatcacaccttttcatccattaTTCCTTTCCCGATCATTCTCTATaaatcacaccttttcatccattaCTACTTACCCTATCCTTCCCTGTACATCACACTTTTTAATCCATTACCCCTTTCCCTATCCCTCTCTACATATCACACATTTTCATTCAATACTCCTTTCCCTATCTTTCTATATACATCACAACTTTCCATACATTACTCTTTTCCCGATCCttctctacacatcacacctttccATCCATTACTCCTTTCCCAATCCTTTTCTACACACCACACATTTTCTTCCAATACTACTCTCCCTATCCttctctacacatcacaccttttcatccattaCTCCTTTCCCGATCCttctctacacatcacaccttttcatccattaCTCCCTTCCCTATCCTTCTCTACATATCAAACTTTTTCACCCAATAATACTTTCCCTATCCttctctacacatcacaccttttgaTCCAGTACTCCTTTCCCTACCCTattctacacatcacaccttttcatccattaCTCATTTCCCTAACCTTTTCTACACATCACACTTTTTCATCCATTATTCTTTCCTTATCCTTCTCTACACATCACACATTTTCATTCAATACTACTTTCCCTATCCTTTTCTACACATCTCACCTTTTCATCCATTATTCCTTTCCCTCTACTTTTCTACACATCATACATTTTCATCCAATACCCCTTTCACTATCCTTCtgtacacatcacaccttttcatccattaTTCCTTTCCCGATCATTCTCTATaaatcacaccttttcatccattaCTACTTACCCTATCCTTCCCTGTACATCACACTTTTTAATCCATTGCCCCTTTCCCCTATCCCTCTCTACATATCACACATTTTCATCCAATACTCCTTTCCCTATCTTTCTATATACATCACAACTTTCCATACATTACTCTTTTCCCGATCCttctctacacatcacacctttccATCCATTACTCCTTTCCCAATCCTTTTCTACACATCACACATTTTCATCCAATACTACTCTCCCTATCCttctctacacatcacaccttttcatccattaCTCCTTTCCCTATCCTTCTCTACATATCAAACTTTTTCATCCATACTACTTTCCCTATCCTTTTCTACACAtctcacaccttttcatccattaCTCATTTCCCTAACCTtttctacacatcacaccttttcatccattaTTCTCTCCTTATCCTTCTCTACACATCACACATTTTCATTCAATACTACTTTCCCTATCCTTTTCTACACATCTCACCTTTTCTTCCATTACTCCTTCCCCTCTCCTtttctacacatcacaccttttcatccgtTACTCTTTTCCCTATCCttctctacacatcacaccttttcatccattaCTCCTTACCCGATCCTTCTCTACaaatcacaccttttcatccattaCTCCTTTCGCTTTCCttctctacacatcacacctttttcATCCATTACTCCTTTCCCTATCCTTCTCTATACATTACACCTTTTCATCATTACTCCTTTCCTATCCTTCTCTACACATCACACATTTTCATCCAATACTACTTTCCCTATCCTTTTCTGCATATCACAATTTTTCATCCATTACTCCTTTCCCTATCCTTCTCTACACATCACACATTTTCATCCAATACTCCCTTCCCTCTCCTTCTCTACACATCCCACCTTTTCTTccattacttcttttgcaatccTTCTCTACACATTACACTTTTTCATCTATTACTCATTTCACTATCCTTCTCTACACATCACACATTTTCATCGAATACTCCTTTCCCTGATCCttctctacacatcacaccttttcattcaTTACTCCTTTCCCGATCCTTCTCTACACATCACACCTCCTCATCCATTACTCCTTTCCCTATCCTTCTCTATACATCACAACTTTTCATCCATTACTCCTTTCACGATCATTCTCTACACATCACAAATTTTCATCCATTACTCCTTTCCCTGTCCTTCTCTACactcacaccttttcatccattaCTCCTTTCCCTATCCTTTTCTACACATCACACATTTTCATCCAATACTACTCTCCCTATCTTCCTCTACACATCAAACCTTTTCATCCATTACTCCTTTCCCGATCCTTTTCTActcatcacaccttttcatccattaCTCCCTTCCCTATCCTTCTCTACATATCACACTTTTTCATCCAATACTACTTTCCCTATCCttctctacacatcacaccttttgaTCCATTACTCCTTCCCCTACACTtttctacacatcacaccttttcatcaaTTACTCATTTCCCTAACATtttctacacatcacaccttttcatccattaCTCCTTTCCGGATCCTTTCTACACATTACACCTTTTCCTCTATTACTCCTTTCCCTATCCTTCTCTACACATCACACTTTTTTATCCAATACTGCTTTCCCTATCCttctctacacatcacaccttttgaTCCATTACTCCTTTCCCTACACTtttctacacatcacaccttttcatccattaCTCATTTCCCTAACCAtttctacacatcacaccttttcatccattaCTCCTTTCCCGATCCTCTCTACACATTACACCTTTTCCTCTATTACTCCTTTCCCTATCCTTTTCTACACATCAAAAACTTTTCATCCATTATTCTTTCCTTATCCTTCTCTACACAACACACATTTTCATTCGATACTACTTTCCCTATCCTTTTCTACACATCTCACCTTTTCATCCAGTACTCCTTTCCCTCTCATTTTCTACACATCACACATTTTCATCTGTTACTCCTTTCCCTATCCTTCTCTACACATCACAACTTTTCAGCCATTACTCCTTTCCTGATCCTTCTCTACACATATCACCTTTTCATCCATTACTCCTTTCGCTTTCCttctctacacatcacacctttttcATCCATTACTCCTTTCCCTATCCTTCTCTGTACATTACACTTTTTCATCCATTACACCTTTCCCTATCCTTCTCTACACATCACACattttcatcaaatactactttccCTATCCTTCTCTGCACATCACAATTTTTCATCCATTACTCCTTTTCCCTCTCCTTCTCTACACATCACACATTTTCATCCAATACTCCCTTCCCTATCCTTCTCTACACATCAGTCCTTTTCATCCATTACTCCTTTCGCAATCCTTCTCTACACATCACACTTTTACATCCATTACTCCTTTCACTATCCTTCTCTACATATCACACATTTTCATCCAATACTCCTTTCCCTATCCttctctacacatcacaccttttcaccCATTACTCCTTTCCCGATCCTTCTCTACACATCACACCTCCTCATCCATTACTCCTTTCTCTATCCTTCTCTACACATCACAACTTTTCATCCAATACACCTCTCCCTGTCCGTCTCTACAaatcataccttttcattcattacTCTTTCCCCTATCCTTCTCTACACATCATACATTTTCATCCTATACTCCTTTTCCTAACCTTCTCTAAAAATCACACCTTTTCATCTAATATTACCTTTCCTATCCTTCTCTACACAGCACAccttttcatccattcctcttttcCCGATCATTCTCTACACATCACAACTTTTCATCCATTACTCCTATTCCTGCCCTTCTCTACATATAACACCTTTTCATCCATTATTCTTTTCCCTATCCTTCTTTACACATTACACCTTTCCATCCATTACTCCTCTCCCTATCCTTTTCTACATTTCACACCTTTTCATGCATTACCCCATTCTCGGTCCttctctacacatcacacctttccATCCATTACTCCTTTCCAGATCCTTCTCTACACATCTCACCTTTTCATCCATTACTCCTTTCCCAATCTTTCTCTACAAATCACACCTTTTCACCCATTACCCTTTCCCTATCGTTCTTTACACATCAAACCTTTTCATCCATTACTCCTTTCTAGATcctctacacatcacaccttttaaTCCATTACTCCTTTCCCTATCCTTTTCTATATATCACAGCTTTTCACCCATTACTCCTTTCCCGATCATTCGCTACaaatcacaccttttcatccattaCTCCTTTCCCTATCCttctctacacatcacaccttttcattcaTTACTCATTCCCTCTCTTTCTCAACACATCACACATTTTCATCCAGTACTACTTACCCTATCCCTCCCTACACATCACAACTTTTCATCCATTACTCATTTCCCTATCCTTCTCTACACATCACATCATTTCATCCAATACTCCTTTCCCTATCCttctctacacatcacacctt from Palaemon carinicauda isolate YSFRI2023 chromosome 5, ASM3689809v2, whole genome shotgun sequence encodes:
- the LOC137641202 gene encoding uncharacterized protein; protein product: MQSTWKSTQDIPGTQYAVSENGWMTTPIFEDIFKYFVDETKDRRPLLLIFDGHISHTSIATFELAKEENISILKLPAHCTDVLQPLDVACFAPLKNYYQYALNDHVNKTGAREPLRKCGFVNMLCSVWEKRLSPQNIKKGFESTGIYPCNRDK